A part of Blastopirellula marina genomic DNA contains:
- a CDS encoding sulfatase-like hydrolase/transferase, whose translation MFRFTLFLALTVTLLAGKSLAAAERPNVVLMLADDLGWNAVGYHGNWVKTPNIDRIASDGIELDRFYVAPMCSPTRAGIMTGRYPIRFGLARAVIPPYCDYGLPVEERTLPEALAEAGYQHRGIFGKWHLGHHQLKWHPNSQGFTHFVGHYNGAIDYFDLTREGVRDWHVDFDPSEEQGYSTDLVANAACAFIREVAKDDAPYFCYIPFNAPHSPFQAKEDALKQVNADAKPNNSQIYRAMIWTLDQAVGQVLDAVEQTGEADNTQVWFLSDNGGVGQFPRNNRPLRGAKLTTFEGGVRVVACVRWPAGWKGGRKIENTMGYIDVMPTILASAGIDPASGQPADRPLDGVSVNALLNGTASDFPERDWYSYHGQPGPQKETIAIKTANWKLIVNGPDIRDGIKPKLHQIFLFSMPGDLLEQNNVADQHPEIVQQLTEKLVAHRKLQPEEGVPPYGTGQKGFEPWKNWDIKLAPQK comes from the coding sequence ATGTTTCGTTTCACTTTGTTTTTAGCATTGACGGTTACCCTTCTCGCGGGCAAATCACTCGCTGCCGCTGAGCGTCCTAACGTGGTACTGATGCTGGCCGATGATCTCGGCTGGAACGCGGTGGGCTATCACGGCAATTGGGTGAAGACCCCTAACATCGATCGGATCGCCAGCGATGGGATCGAACTCGATCGATTCTATGTCGCTCCGATGTGCTCGCCGACGCGAGCTGGCATCATGACCGGTCGCTACCCAATCCGTTTCGGCCTGGCACGAGCGGTCATTCCGCCTTATTGCGACTACGGCCTGCCAGTTGAAGAACGCACCCTGCCCGAAGCCCTGGCCGAGGCGGGTTACCAACATCGCGGCATCTTCGGAAAATGGCATCTAGGACATCACCAGTTGAAGTGGCACCCCAACTCGCAGGGCTTCACACATTTCGTTGGTCATTACAACGGCGCGATTGACTACTTCGATTTGACGCGTGAAGGCGTGAGGGACTGGCACGTCGACTTTGATCCTTCGGAAGAGCAGGGTTACTCAACCGATCTGGTCGCTAACGCGGCCTGTGCGTTCATTCGCGAAGTAGCGAAGGACGACGCACCTTACTTCTGTTACATTCCGTTCAATGCTCCACACTCTCCGTTTCAAGCGAAAGAAGACGCCTTGAAACAGGTCAATGCGGACGCAAAACCGAACAACTCTCAAATCTATCGCGCGATGATCTGGACGCTCGACCAAGCAGTGGGTCAGGTATTGGACGCCGTCGAACAAACAGGAGAAGCCGACAATACCCAAGTTTGGTTCCTAAGTGACAACGGAGGCGTTGGGCAGTTTCCACGCAACAATCGACCGCTCCGTGGTGCCAAGCTGACCACATTTGAAGGAGGCGTCCGCGTCGTCGCCTGTGTCCGCTGGCCGGCTGGCTGGAAAGGTGGCCGCAAGATCGAAAACACGATGGGTTACATCGACGTCATGCCAACGATCTTGGCCAGTGCCGGGATCGATCCTGCGTCAGGCCAACCAGCCGATCGACCATTGGATGGCGTTAGCGTGAACGCTTTGCTCAACGGAACCGCAAGCGATTTCCCCGAACGGGATTGGTATTCCTACCATGGACAACCGGGACCGCAGAAGGAAACCATCGCCATTAAGACTGCCAACTGGAAGCTGATCGTTAACGGCCCAGATATTCGCGACGGCATCAAACCGAAACTTCATCAAATCTTCCTCTTTTCGATGCCGGGCGACTTACTAGAACAGAACAACGTCGCCGATCAACATCCAGAAATCGTGCAGCAGCTAACCGAGAAGTTGGTTGCCCATCGCAAGCTGCAGCCTGAGGAGGGTGTCCCGCCGTACGGAACTGGGCAAAAGGGATTTGAGCCGTGGAAGAACTGGGATATAAAACTGGCTCCTCAGAAATAG
- a CDS encoding bestrophin family protein, with the protein MHLQLLFWMLLLAVYSTIATAVTQAIVFPEWDWGDEITTVLGVSIGVLLVFRNRSAYDRWWEARTLWGQLINESRNLAVKAAAFAEVDSDDRKAFAELLATFPQALRMHLRGQRDPLPNLEALFPEISDVQHRPGFISLQIFKFMNKWNRNNDLFTSIRILERQANGLLDVCGGCERIRNTPMVPSYRYMAWSSVILYCLVSPWPLGINHGWFAIPIDLLAGGFLLGMEMVAEAIEEPFGTDYDDLPLERYCGVIESFVRETLG; encoded by the coding sequence ATGCACCTCCAACTGCTGTTCTGGATGCTTCTGCTGGCGGTTTACAGTACGATCGCTACCGCCGTAACGCAGGCAATCGTCTTCCCCGAATGGGACTGGGGAGATGAAATCACAACGGTGCTTGGTGTTTCGATTGGGGTTCTACTCGTTTTTCGCAATCGTTCGGCCTACGATCGCTGGTGGGAAGCTCGAACACTTTGGGGACAATTGATTAATGAGTCCCGAAATCTGGCCGTAAAGGCGGCTGCCTTTGCCGAGGTCGATTCTGACGACCGAAAAGCGTTTGCCGAATTGTTGGCAACGTTTCCTCAAGCGCTGCGGATGCATCTTCGTGGTCAGCGCGATCCACTACCAAACCTCGAAGCCCTCTTTCCGGAAATCTCCGACGTCCAGCATCGGCCCGGCTTCATCTCGCTGCAGATCTTTAAGTTTATGAACAAGTGGAATCGTAACAACGATCTATTCACCTCCATCCGCATCTTAGAGCGACAAGCCAATGGGCTGCTTGATGTTTGCGGTGGTTGCGAACGAATTCGCAATACTCCGATGGTTCCCAGCTATCGTTACATGGCCTGGAGTAGCGTAATCTTGTACTGCCTTGTTTCGCCCTGGCCGCTAGGTATCAATCATGGCTGGTTTGCCATCCCAATCGACTTGCTGGCAGGCGGGTTTCTTCTTGGAATGGAGATGGTGGCCGAGGCCATCGAAGAACCATTCGGCACCGACTACGACGACTTACCGCTGGAACGTTACTGTGGCGTGATTGAGTCGTTCGTGCGCGAGACGTTGGGATAG